The Mercurialis annua linkage group LG2, ddMerAnnu1.2, whole genome shotgun sequence genome contains a region encoding:
- the LOC126669672 gene encoding bifunctional D-cysteine desulfhydrase/1-aminocyclopropane-1-carboxylate deaminase, mitochondrial produces the protein MLCNHCIHSLTLTSSSSLSSLCNKPKPTSHAKFFIRSLLTNSQTHHQTMQFHENNNNKYKSSLQFLTQKPYTPPSWATHLNPVPTHQFSLGLFPTPIHRWHLPNLPSGTEVYLKRDDLSGMQLSGNKVRKLEFLMADAVDKGADCVITIGGIQSNHCRATAVAAKYLNLDSYLILRTSKLLVDQDPGLTGNLLVERLVGANVQLISKEEYSQLGSVSLTKILQEKLQKEGRKPYVIPVGGSNPMGTWGYVEAIREIEQQVQASSGTLKFDDIVVACGSGGTIAGLALGSWLGTLKAKVHAFSVCDDPDYFYNFAQELINGLEAGVNARDIVNVQNAKGIGYAMNTSDELQFVKEIAAATGVVLDPVYSGKAVYAMMKDMAEAPKKWEGRKVLFVHTGGLLGLYDKVDQMSPLMKNWSRMEVDESVPRNDGIGKMF, from the exons ATGCTGTGCAATCATTGCATTCACTCTCTCACActcacttcttcttcttccttgaGCTCACTCTGCAACAAACCCAAACCCACTTCCCACGCCAAATTCTTCATCAGATCATTACTCACAAACTCTCAAACTCATCATCAAACAATGCAATTCCAtgaaaacaacaacaataaataCAAATCTTCACTCCAATTCTTAACCCAGAAACCCTACACTCCACCTTCATGGGCAACCCATCTCAATCCTGTTCCCACCCATCAATTCTCTCTCGGTCTTTTTCCCACGCCCATTCATCGTTGGCATCTCCCCAATTTGCCTAGTGGCACTGAGGTTTATCTAAAG AGAGATGATTTATCTGGAATGCAATTGAGTGGTAATAAAGTGAGAAAGTTGGAATTTTTAATGGCTGATGCGGTGGATAAAGGTGCTGATTGTGTGATTACTATTGGTGGTATTCAAAGTAATCATTGCCGTGCTACTGCTGTTGCTGCGAAGTACCTTAATCTTGATTCTTATCTTATACTTCGAACATCCAAG ctTTTAGTGGACCAAGATCCTGGATTGACTGGGAATCTGTTGGTGGAGCGTTTAGTTGGAGCTAATGTTCAACTTATTTCAAAAGAAGAATATTCTCAACTTGGGAGTGTG AGTCTTACTAAAATCTTACAAGAAAAGTTGCAAAAGGAAGGGAGAAAGCCTTACGTTATTCCTGTTGGCGGATCAAATCCCATGGGAACCTG GGGTTATGTTGAAGCAATCAGGGAAATTGAACAGCAAGTTCAAGCCAGTAGTGGCACACTAAAATTTGATGATATTGTTGTAGCATGTGGCAG TGGAGGTACGATAGCCGGTCTGGCACTTGGATCATGGTTGGGTACTTTGAAGGCAAAA GTTCATGCATTTTCTGTTTGTGATGACCCAGATTACTTTTACAATTTTGCTCAAGAGCTAATCAATGGACTCGAAGCAGGTGTTAATGCACGTGACATTGTAAACGTTCAAAAT GCCAAAGGTATAGGCTATGCAATGAACACCTCTGATGAGCTTCAGTTTGTCAAGGAAATTGCTGCTGCGACTGGCGTGGTTCTCGATCCAGTTTACAG TGGGAAAGCTGTTTACGCAATGATGAAAGACATGGCAGAAGCTCCAAAGAAGTGGGAGGGGAGAAAGGTCCTGTTTGTTCACACTGGTGGGCTCCTCGGCTTATACGACAAGGTCGATCAAATGTCTCCGTTGATGAAGAATTGGTCTCGCATGGAAGTTGATGAATCTGTTCCGAGGAATGACGGGATCGGTAAGATGTTTTAG
- the LOC126670115 gene encoding nascent polypeptide-associated complex subunit beta-like isoform X1 has product MQMNRERLMKMAGAVRTGGKGSVRRKKKAVHKTTTTDDKRLQSTLKRIGVNAIPAIEEVNIFKDDIVIQFTNPKVQASIAANTWVVSGAPQTKKLQDILPQVLGHLGPDNLDNLKRLAEEIQKHSPGAGAIAQEDDDEVPELVPGETFEAAAEEKTAAS; this is encoded by the exons ATGCAGATGAATAGGGAAAGGCTTATGAAGATGGCTGGTGCGGTTCGCACTGGCGGAAAGGGCAGCGTGAGAAG AAAGAAGAAGGCTGTCCACAAGACTACAACTACAGATGATAAAAGGCTCCAAAGCACTCTAAAGAGAATAGGAGTGAATGCCATTCCTGCTATTGAGGAAGTCAACATTTTCAAAGATGACATAGTTATTCAGTTTACAAACCCCAAAG TTCAAGCATCCATTGCGGCAAATACTTGGGTAGTTAGCGGTGCTCCACAAACTAAGA AATTGCAGGATATCCTTCCTCAAGTTCTTGGACATTTGG GTCCTGATAATTTGGACAACCTTAAGAGGTTGGCAGAGGAGATCCAGAAGCACTCACCGGGCGCAGGTGCCATTGCTCAAGAGGATGATGATGAAGTTCCAGAGCTTGTGCCAGGGGAGACATTTGAAGCCGCCGCAGAGGAGAAAACTGCTGCTTCTTAA
- the LOC126670115 gene encoding nascent polypeptide-associated complex subunit beta-like isoform X2, producing the protein MNRERLMKMAGAVRTGGKGSVRRKKKAVHKTTTTDDKRLQSTLKRIGVNAIPAIEEVNIFKDDIVIQFTNPKVQASIAANTWVVSGAPQTKKLQDILPQVLGHLGPDNLDNLKRLAEEIQKHSPGAGAIAQEDDDEVPELVPGETFEAAAEEKTAAS; encoded by the exons ATGAATAGGGAAAGGCTTATGAAGATGGCTGGTGCGGTTCGCACTGGCGGAAAGGGCAGCGTGAGAAG AAAGAAGAAGGCTGTCCACAAGACTACAACTACAGATGATAAAAGGCTCCAAAGCACTCTAAAGAGAATAGGAGTGAATGCCATTCCTGCTATTGAGGAAGTCAACATTTTCAAAGATGACATAGTTATTCAGTTTACAAACCCCAAAG TTCAAGCATCCATTGCGGCAAATACTTGGGTAGTTAGCGGTGCTCCACAAACTAAGA AATTGCAGGATATCCTTCCTCAAGTTCTTGGACATTTGG GTCCTGATAATTTGGACAACCTTAAGAGGTTGGCAGAGGAGATCCAGAAGCACTCACCGGGCGCAGGTGCCATTGCTCAAGAGGATGATGATGAAGTTCCAGAGCTTGTGCCAGGGGAGACATTTGAAGCCGCCGCAGAGGAGAAAACTGCTGCTTCTTAA